A genomic window from Tolypothrix sp. PCC 7910 includes:
- a CDS encoding peptidoglycan bridge formation glycyltransferase FemA/FemB family protein — MQISNLPTNKSTQQDLVLNIRELHTAEQQNWDALIKNHPNGCFMQTSSWADFKEIEGYKSFRYGLFLNNQLVGGCIYYLYPQSNKANLLIAPGGPILPTEYAESALQLLLHTAEKLAQELGAIALRIEPLWTEKPAYLQKFVRAPADLLPSETLLIDLTPELSEILAAMKPKGRYNIRLSQRYGVTTEFSSDSQKIPVLYELFWETVQRQKFFGEPYGFFINLCQTLFKSNMAEIGLAYWQGEILAAILVVYCGKFAIYLYGGRSLAHPQVMANYSLHWEAMQRAKLRGCQFYDFYGFTQDVNHSYAKFSQFKSQFGGQPIKTIGAQDYFFYDQLADTLISLFQNLAGGSK, encoded by the coding sequence ATGCAGATAAGTAATTTACCCACCAATAAATCGACGCAGCAGGATTTAGTATTAAATATTAGAGAATTGCATACAGCCGAACAACAGAATTGGGATGCACTCATTAAAAACCATCCCAATGGCTGCTTTATGCAAACTTCCAGTTGGGCAGATTTTAAAGAAATTGAAGGATATAAAAGCTTTCGCTATGGTTTGTTTTTAAATAATCAATTAGTGGGAGGATGTATTTATTATTTATATCCTCAAAGCAATAAAGCTAATTTGTTGATTGCGCCTGGTGGCCCCATATTACCAACAGAATATGCAGAGTCAGCGCTACAGCTATTGTTACATACAGCCGAGAAATTAGCGCAAGAATTAGGAGCGATCGCACTGCGGATTGAACCACTATGGACAGAAAAACCAGCATATCTGCAAAAATTTGTGCGCGCACCTGCGGATTTATTACCATCGGAAACTTTACTTATAGATTTAACCCCAGAACTCAGCGAAATTTTAGCGGCGATGAAACCGAAAGGACGCTACAATATTCGCCTCAGTCAACGCTATGGTGTGACAACAGAATTTAGCAGTGATTCGCAAAAAATCCCTGTCTTGTATGAATTGTTTTGGGAAACTGTACAGCGTCAAAAGTTTTTTGGTGAACCCTACGGCTTTTTTATCAATCTTTGCCAAACATTATTTAAATCAAACATGGCAGAAATTGGTTTAGCCTATTGGCAAGGTGAGATATTAGCAGCAATTTTAGTAGTATATTGCGGTAAGTTTGCTATTTATTTATATGGCGGACGCAGTTTAGCACATCCACAAGTTATGGCTAATTACAGCTTACATTGGGAAGCTATGCAAAGGGCTAAATTGCGGGGTTGCCAATTTTATGATTTCTATGGGTTTACCCAAGATGTCAATCATAGCTATGCAAAGTTTTCGCAATTTAAAAGTCAGTTTGGTGGACAGCCTATAAAAACTATAGGCGCACAGGATTACTTTTTTTATGACCAATTAGCTGATACCCTAATTAGCTTATTTCAAAACCTAGCAGGTGGTAGCAAATGA